One genomic segment of Cinclus cinclus chromosome 31, bCinCin1.1, whole genome shotgun sequence includes these proteins:
- the RNF115 gene encoding E3 ubiquitin-protein ligase RNF115 isoform X1, with the protein MEREERTAGWTERARMLTLLQRSDIPTRGRISPHTGVPVFPQEYTCPRCESGFIEEVTDDSSFFDSNALDDSPSSQFAELWDHLDHTMFFPDFRPFLSSSSLDPESRDMERGPPAELWGPSRPPRLPMPRRYRSRGSSRPDRSPAIEGIIQQIFAGFFANSAVPGSQHPFSWSGMLHSSPGDYAWGQSGLDAIVTQLLGQLENTGPPPADKEKILSLPTVAVTQEQVDTGLECPVCKEDYAVAEQVRQLPCNHVFHSSCIVPWLELHDTCPVCRKSLKGEDSTRQMPNPDASDSPVQERWTF; encoded by the exons ATGGAGCGGGAGGAAAGAACAGCCGGGTGGACAGAGAGGGCACGGATGCTGACCCTGTTGCAGAGGTCCGATATCCCCACGCGGGGGAGGATCAGCCCTCACACGGGAGTCCCCGTGTTCCCCCAG GAATATACCTGCCCCCGCTGTGAGTCCGGCTTCATCGAGGAAGTCACTGATGATTCCAG tttttttgACAGCAATGCCCTGGATGACAGCCCCTCCTCACAGTTCGCAGAG CTTTGGGACCACTTGGATCACACAATGTTCTTCCCGGATTTCCGGCcattcctgagcagcagctccctggatcCAGAGAGCCGGGATATGGAGAGGGGCcctccagctgagctctgggggCCCAGTCGACCCCCACGGCTGCCAATGCCTCGGAGGTACCGATCCCGTGGCAGCTCCCGCCCGGATCGCTCACCTGCCATTGAGGG GATAATACAGCAGAtctttgctgggttttttgccAACTCAGCCGTTCCTGGCTCCCAACATCCCTTTTCCTG GAGCGGAATGCTGCACTCCAGTCCTGGGGATTATGCGTGGGGACAGAGCGGCCTTGACGCCATCGTCACACAG CTTCTGGGACAGCTGGAAAATACGGGGCCACCGCCAGCAGACAAGGAGAAGATCTTGTCACTCCCAACAGTGGCGGTGACACAAGAACAAGTCG ACACAGGGCTGGAATGCCCGGTGTGCAAGGAGGACTACGCCGTGGCAGAGCAGGTCCGGCAGCTCCCCTGCAACCATGtcttccacagcagctgcattGTGCCCTGGCTGGAGCTG CACGATACGTGTCCCGTCTGCAGGAAGAGCCTAAAGGGGGAAGATTCCACCCGGCAGATGCCGAATCCTGACGCTTCCGACAGCCCAGTGCAGGAGCGATGGACTTTCTGA
- the RNF115 gene encoding E3 ubiquitin-protein ligase RNF115 isoform X4, with amino-acid sequence MEREERTAGWTERARMLTLLQRSDIPTRGRISPHTGVPVFPQEYTCPRCESGFIEEVTDDSSFFDSNALDDSPSSQFAELWDHLDHTMFFPDFRPFLSSSSLDPESRDMERGPPAELWGPSRPPRLPMPRRYRSRGSSRPDRSPAIEGIIQQIFAGFFANSAVPGSQHPFSWSGMLHSSPGDYAWGQSGLDAIVTQLLGQLENTGPPPADKEKILSLPTVAVTQEQVDTGLECPVCKEDYAVAEQVRQLPCNHVFHSSCIVPWLELEEPKGGRFHPADAES; translated from the exons ATGGAGCGGGAGGAAAGAACAGCCGGGTGGACAGAGAGGGCACGGATGCTGACCCTGTTGCAGAGGTCCGATATCCCCACGCGGGGGAGGATCAGCCCTCACACGGGAGTCCCCGTGTTCCCCCAG GAATATACCTGCCCCCGCTGTGAGTCCGGCTTCATCGAGGAAGTCACTGATGATTCCAG tttttttgACAGCAATGCCCTGGATGACAGCCCCTCCTCACAGTTCGCAGAG CTTTGGGACCACTTGGATCACACAATGTTCTTCCCGGATTTCCGGCcattcctgagcagcagctccctggatcCAGAGAGCCGGGATATGGAGAGGGGCcctccagctgagctctgggggCCCAGTCGACCCCCACGGCTGCCAATGCCTCGGAGGTACCGATCCCGTGGCAGCTCCCGCCCGGATCGCTCACCTGCCATTGAGGG GATAATACAGCAGAtctttgctgggttttttgccAACTCAGCCGTTCCTGGCTCCCAACATCCCTTTTCCTG GAGCGGAATGCTGCACTCCAGTCCTGGGGATTATGCGTGGGGACAGAGCGGCCTTGACGCCATCGTCACACAG CTTCTGGGACAGCTGGAAAATACGGGGCCACCGCCAGCAGACAAGGAGAAGATCTTGTCACTCCCAACAGTGGCGGTGACACAAGAACAAGTCG ACACAGGGCTGGAATGCCCGGTGTGCAAGGAGGACTACGCCGTGGCAGAGCAGGTCCGGCAGCTCCCCTGCAACCATGtcttccacagcagctgcattGTGCCCTGGCTGGAGCTG GAAGAGCCTAAAGGGGGAAGATTCCACCCGGCAGATGCCGAATCCTGA
- the RNF115 gene encoding E3 ubiquitin-protein ligase RNF115 isoform X5 has product MAEAAAAAAVPQHRFFCHSCKGEVSPKLPEYTCPRCESGFIEEVTDDSRYQRIQGYSMSTFFDSNALDDSPSSQFAELWDHLDHTMFFPDFRPFLSSSSLDPESRDMERGPPAELWGPSRPPRLPMPRRYRSRGSSRPDRSPAIEGIIQQIFAGFFANSAVPGSQHPFSWSGMLHSSPGDYAWGQSGLDAIVTQLLGQLENTGPPPADKEKILSLPTVAVTQEQVDTGLECPVCKEDYAVAEQVRQLPCNHVFHSSCIVPWLELHDTCPVCRKSLKGEDSTRQMPNPDASDSPVQERWTF; this is encoded by the exons atggcggaggcggcggcggcggcggcggtgccGCAGCACCGTTTTTTTTGCCATAGCTGCAAGGGCGAGGTCAGCCCCAAATTGCCG GAATATACCTGCCCCCGCTGTGAGTCCGGCTTCATCGAGGAAGTCACTGATGATTCCAGGTACCAGAGAATCCAGGGATATTCAATGTCCAC tttttttgACAGCAATGCCCTGGATGACAGCCCCTCCTCACAGTTCGCAGAG CTTTGGGACCACTTGGATCACACAATGTTCTTCCCGGATTTCCGGCcattcctgagcagcagctccctggatcCAGAGAGCCGGGATATGGAGAGGGGCcctccagctgagctctgggggCCCAGTCGACCCCCACGGCTGCCAATGCCTCGGAGGTACCGATCCCGTGGCAGCTCCCGCCCGGATCGCTCACCTGCCATTGAGGG GATAATACAGCAGAtctttgctgggttttttgccAACTCAGCCGTTCCTGGCTCCCAACATCCCTTTTCCTG GAGCGGAATGCTGCACTCCAGTCCTGGGGATTATGCGTGGGGACAGAGCGGCCTTGACGCCATCGTCACACAG CTTCTGGGACAGCTGGAAAATACGGGGCCACCGCCAGCAGACAAGGAGAAGATCTTGTCACTCCCAACAGTGGCGGTGACACAAGAACAAGTCG ACACAGGGCTGGAATGCCCGGTGTGCAAGGAGGACTACGCCGTGGCAGAGCAGGTCCGGCAGCTCCCCTGCAACCATGtcttccacagcagctgcattGTGCCCTGGCTGGAGCTG CACGATACGTGTCCCGTCTGCAGGAAGAGCCTAAAGGGGGAAGATTCCACCCGGCAGATGCCGAATCCTGACGCTTCCGACAGCCCAGTGCAGGAGCGATGGACTTTCTGA
- the ITGA10 gene encoding integrin alpha-10: MWGVGIRGVLLALFLLPGLCEGFNIDVGHPRVFQGPPESQFGYRVLQWGGDGDKWLLVGAPWDGNGQGDIYKCAVGLQNSSCAKANLGAGAPWLRSSAGHLGMTLVDSKDGGFVACAPLWSQECGTSVFSSGRCVQLNEKLQPMRTIAPTAQGCSTYMDIIVVLDGSNSIYPWEEVQTFLGNILGRFFIGPGQTQVGVLQYGERLVQEWALGQHPTAQHLLEAARNLTRQEGRETRTAMAIRQACSESFSPAQGGRPGATRLLLVVTDGESHDGDELPEALAECDRQNVTRYAIAVLGHYLRRQQDPEDFIREIKSIASDPDEKYFFNVTDEAALNDIVDALGDRIFSLEGTHGDNESAFELEMSQIGFSIHHLEVLRCPRVDMSHPSWQDGVLFGMVGAYDWEGGVLEESQRGHVVPPREAFQEEFPLELKNHAAYLGYSVSSLQLPGGQRLLVAGAPRFQHKGKVVLFQLDPTGTVTVAQALMGEQIGSYFGSEVLALDLEGDGDSDLLLVAAPTYLGDQSRETGRVYVYRVGQDRLSPAGSLHPEPRSQDSRFGSALGAVPNLSQDGLAGAVVGAPLEDGHRGALYVFHVSPGTLLPQCKQRIEAAALGWSLRYFGTSVDGRVDMDGDGLVDVAVGARGAAVVLRSRWIIQVSAWMSVEPAAVSVTRRNCQRSGSSAVCLRARICFCAETRTQNPVDMDIDLRYNVSLEERIPGSRAAFDSGARRLLQRRIEFPLGRQSCIRIPFHVLDTSDYLRPLSLSLTWALDAAARSVMDEASPTTIRKLIPFFKDCGDDNECVTNLVLKATTDIVGSRQSPHILRKGQRRMLVEVELENREENAYNASLWLHLPRNLHFSSLVLQDPSTVKLECAALGGHRRRCSVGYPVFRSQAKVSFTLELEFSCSILLDCAEVTLQATSDSTEATPQDNVVKLSVPIRYEPNLFLSSNTNLHRYEVHPLGSFTHSSGPEFTTTVKVQNLGCYPIQNITLHMALPALGNHQATILSVTHVLAENATCVLQPPEEGTQVVLVPPEDLLHVDRLDCSNTWCQELRCRLGRLERGGGVSVQLLRTLHDSFFSRLKFRSVRIVSSVWLGVTGDLLVLEGAQHRELVLEVLQGRRVPVSLWILGGSALGGLLLLALLSLGLWRLGFFSHRKPPREEEEDEEH; encoded by the exons ATGTGGGGTGTGGGGATACGGGGGGTGCTCCTGGcgctgttcctgctcccag GGCTCTGTGAGGGATTCAACATCGACGTGGGGCATCCGCGGGTCTTCCAGGGACCCCCCGAGTCCCAGTTCGGGTACCGGGTGCTGCAGTGGGGGGGCGATGGGGACAAGTG GCTGCTAGTGGGTGCCCCGTGGGATGGGAATGGTCAAGGTGACATCTACAAGTGCGCCGTGGGACTCCAAAATTCTTCCTGTGCCAAGGCCAACCTCG GGGCTGGAGCTCCGTGGCTCCGCAGCAGCGCCGGACACCTCGGGATGACGCTGGTGGACTCCAAGGATGGGGGATTTGTG GCGTGCGCCCCACTTTGGTCCCAGGAATGTGGCACCTCCGTGTTCAGCTCCGGCCGCTGTGTCCAACTCAATGAGAAGCTCCAGCCCATGAGGACCATTGCACCCACAGCACAGG GCTGTTCTACCTACATGGACATCATCGTGGTTCTGGATGGCTCCAACAGCATCTACCCTTGGGAGGAGGTGCAGACATTCCTTGGGAACATCCTGGGACGCTTCTTCATCGGTCCTGGGCAGACCCAG GTGGGGGTGCTGCAGTATGGGGAGCGGCTGGTGCAGGAGTGGGCGCTGGGGCAGCACCCCACGGCCCAGCACCTGCTTGAGGCCGCCCGGAACCTGACGCGTCAGGAGGGGAGGGAGACTCGGACGGCCATGGCCATTCGGCAGGCATG CTCAGAGTCCTTCAGCCCAGCACAAGGTGGGCGCCCAGGGGCCACGcggctgctgctggtggtgacgGATGGGGAGTCCCACGATGGGGATGAGCTGCCGGAGGCGCTGGCAGAGTGTGACCGGCAAAATGTTACCCGCTATGCCATCGCT gTCCTGGGGCACTACCTGCGTCGGCAGCAGGATCCCGAGGATTTCATCCGGGAGATCAAGTCCATCGCCAGTGATCCCGATGAGAAGTATTTCTTCAATGTCACAGATGAGGCTGCCCTGAATGACATCGTGGATGCTCTGGGAGATCGGATCTTCAGTCTGGAAG GCACCCATGGGGACAACGAGAGTGCCTTCGAGCTGGAGATGTCCCAGATCGGCTTTTCCATCCACCACCTCGAG GTGTTGCGGTGTCCCCGGGTTGACATGTCCCACCCATCGTGGCAGGATGGGGTCCTCTTTGGAATGGTCGGAGCCTATGACTGGGAAGGGGGTGTGCTGGAGGAGAGCCAGCGTGGGCACGTTGTTCCACCCCGGGAAGCgtttcaggaggaatttccGCTGGAGCTGAAGAACCATGCAGCGTATCTGG GGTACTCCGTGTCATCGCTGCAGCTCCCGGGGGGACAGCGTTTGTTAGTGGCTGGTGCCCCCCGGTTTCAGCACAAGGGCAAAGTTGTCCTCTTCCAGCTGGACCCCACGGGGACTGTGACCGTGGCCCAGGCACTAATGGGGGAGCAG ATCGGCTCCTACTTTGGCAGTGAGGTCTTGGCTCTGGACCTGGAGGGAGATGGGGACAGTGacctgctgctggtggctgcaCCCACCTACCTGGGGGACCAgagcagggagacagggagggTCTATGTGTACCGTGTGGGGCAG GACCGCCTGAGCCCCGCGGGGTCTCTGCACCCTGAGCCGAGGTCGCAGGATTCCAGATTCGGTTCCGCCCTGGGCGCGGTGCCGAACCTGAGCCAGGACGGGCTGGCTGGAGCCGTGGTGGGAGCTCCGCTGGAGGACGGGCACCGCGGGGCCCTCTACGTGTTCCACGTCTCCCCGGGCACCCTCCTGCCCCAGTGCAAGCAG CGCATCGAGGCGGCGGCGCTGGGGTGGAGCCTCCGGTATTTCGGGACCAGCGTGGACGGACGGGTGGACATGGATGGGGACGGGCTGGTGGACGTGGCCGTGGGGGCGCGGGGTGCAGCTGTAGTACTGCG GTCCCGCTGGATCATCCAGGTGTCTGCATGGATGTCCGTGGAGCCAGCGGCTGTCAGTGTGACACGACGGAACTGCCAGCGCAGCGGCTCCAGCGCCGTCTGCCTCCGGGCCCGGATCTGCTTCTGTGCTGAGACACGCACACAGAACCCCGTGGACATGGATATTG ATCTCAGGTACAATGTATCCCTGGAGGAGCGGATCCCAGGATCCCGTGCTGCCTTTGACTCAGGTGCCCGCCGGCTGCTCCAGCGCCGAATTGAGTTCCCactgggaaggcagagctgcatCCGCATCCCCTTCCACGTCCTG GACACCTCAGATTACCTGCGGCCCCTCAGCCTCAGCCTCACCTGGGCCCTGGATGCAGCTGCGAGGTCGGTGATGGATGAGGCATCTCCCACCACCATCCGCAAACTG ATCCCGTTTTTCAAGGACTGTGGGGACGACAACGAGTGTGTCACCAACCTGGTGCTCAAGGCCACCACAGATATTGTGGGCTCCAG GCAGAGCCCCCACATCCTGCGGAAGGGCCAGAGGCGGATGCTGGTGGAGGTGGAGCTGGAGAACCGGGAGGAGAATGCCTACAATGCCAGCCTGTGGCTGCACCTGCCCAGGAATCTCCACTTCTCCAGCCTTGTGCTCCAG GATCCCAGCACGGTGAAGTTGGAGTGCGCAGCCCTGGGCGGGCACCGCCGGCGCTGCAGTGTAGGGTACCCTGTCTTCCGCTCACAGGCCAAG GTGTCCTTCACCTTGGAGCTGGAGttcagctgctccatccttctGGACTGTGCCGAAGTCACACTCCAGGCCACCAG TGACAGCACTGAGGCGACACCACAGGACAACGTGGTCAAGCTTTCTGTCCCCATCCGCTATGAGCCCAACCTGTTCCTGTCCAG TAACACCAACCTGCATCGCTACGAGGTTCATCCCCTTGGCAGCTTCACCCACAGCTCTGGCCCTGAGTTCACCACCACGGTCAAG GTGCAGAATTTGGGGTGCTACCCCATCCAGAACATCACCCTGCACATGgccctgccagctctgggcaACCATCAGGCCACCATTCTGTCTGTCACCCATGTTCTCGCTGAAAAT gccACCTGCGTGCTGCAGCCCCCTGAGGAGGGAACACAGGTGGTCCTGGTGCCCCCTGAGGACCTGCTGCATGTAGACAGGCTG GACTGTTCCAACACCTGGTGCCAGGAGCTGAGGTGCCGCTTGGGGAGGCTGGAGCGTGGTGGGGGAGTCTCCGTCCAGCTCCTGCGCACCCTCCACGACAGCTTCTTCAGCAGA CTGAAATTCCGAAGTGTGAGGATAGTCAGCAGTGTCTGGCTGGGAGTCACAGGGGACTTGTTGGTGCTGGAGggggcacagcacagggag CTGGTGCTGGAAGTGCTCCAGGGAAGGCGGGTGCCTGTGTCCCTGTGGATCCTGGGGGGCAGTGCCCTGGGGGGGCTCCTGCTCCTGGCGCTGCTCAGCCTTGGCCTCTGGAGG CTGGGATTCTTTTCCCACCGGAAGCCCCcccgggaggaggaggaggatgaggagcatTGA
- the RNF115 gene encoding E3 ubiquitin-protein ligase RNF115 isoform X3 translates to MAEAAAAAAVPQHRFFCHSCKGEVSPKLPEYTCPRCESGFIEEVTDDSSFFDSNALDDSPSSQFAELWDHLDHTMFFPDFRPFLSSSSLDPESRDMERGPPAELWGPSRPPRLPMPRRYRSRGSSRPDRSPAIEGIIQQIFAGFFANSAVPGSQHPFSWSGMLHSSPGDYAWGQSGLDAIVTQLLGQLENTGPPPADKEKILSLPTVAVTQEQVDTGLECPVCKEDYAVAEQVRQLPCNHVFHSSCIVPWLELHDTCPVCRKSLKGEDSTRQMPNPDASDSPVQERWTF, encoded by the exons atggcggaggcggcggcggcggcggcggtgccGCAGCACCGTTTTTTTTGCCATAGCTGCAAGGGCGAGGTCAGCCCCAAATTGCCG GAATATACCTGCCCCCGCTGTGAGTCCGGCTTCATCGAGGAAGTCACTGATGATTCCAG tttttttgACAGCAATGCCCTGGATGACAGCCCCTCCTCACAGTTCGCAGAG CTTTGGGACCACTTGGATCACACAATGTTCTTCCCGGATTTCCGGCcattcctgagcagcagctccctggatcCAGAGAGCCGGGATATGGAGAGGGGCcctccagctgagctctgggggCCCAGTCGACCCCCACGGCTGCCAATGCCTCGGAGGTACCGATCCCGTGGCAGCTCCCGCCCGGATCGCTCACCTGCCATTGAGGG GATAATACAGCAGAtctttgctgggttttttgccAACTCAGCCGTTCCTGGCTCCCAACATCCCTTTTCCTG GAGCGGAATGCTGCACTCCAGTCCTGGGGATTATGCGTGGGGACAGAGCGGCCTTGACGCCATCGTCACACAG CTTCTGGGACAGCTGGAAAATACGGGGCCACCGCCAGCAGACAAGGAGAAGATCTTGTCACTCCCAACAGTGGCGGTGACACAAGAACAAGTCG ACACAGGGCTGGAATGCCCGGTGTGCAAGGAGGACTACGCCGTGGCAGAGCAGGTCCGGCAGCTCCCCTGCAACCATGtcttccacagcagctgcattGTGCCCTGGCTGGAGCTG CACGATACGTGTCCCGTCTGCAGGAAGAGCCTAAAGGGGGAAGATTCCACCCGGCAGATGCCGAATCCTGACGCTTCCGACAGCCCAGTGCAGGAGCGATGGACTTTCTGA
- the RNF115 gene encoding E3 ubiquitin-protein ligase RNF115 isoform X2: MAEAAAAAAVPQHRFFCHSCKGEVSPKLPEYTCPRCESGFIEEVTDDSRYQRIQGYSMSTRVERQWINFFDSNALDDSPSSQFAELWDHLDHTMFFPDFRPFLSSSSLDPESRDMERGPPAELWGPSRPPRLPMPRRYRSRGSSRPDRSPAIEGIIQQIFAGFFANSAVPGSQHPFSWSGMLHSSPGDYAWGQSGLDAIVTQLLGQLENTGPPPADKEKILSLPTVAVTQEQVDTGLECPVCKEDYAVAEQVRQLPCNHVFHSSCIVPWLELHDTCPVCRKSLKGEDSTRQMPNPDASDSPVQERWTF; this comes from the exons atggcggaggcggcggcggcggcggcggtgccGCAGCACCGTTTTTTTTGCCATAGCTGCAAGGGCGAGGTCAGCCCCAAATTGCCG GAATATACCTGCCCCCGCTGTGAGTCCGGCTTCATCGAGGAAGTCACTGATGATTCCAGGTACCAGAGAATCCAGGGATATTCAATGTCCACGCGTGTGGAGAGACAATGGATCAA tttttttgACAGCAATGCCCTGGATGACAGCCCCTCCTCACAGTTCGCAGAG CTTTGGGACCACTTGGATCACACAATGTTCTTCCCGGATTTCCGGCcattcctgagcagcagctccctggatcCAGAGAGCCGGGATATGGAGAGGGGCcctccagctgagctctgggggCCCAGTCGACCCCCACGGCTGCCAATGCCTCGGAGGTACCGATCCCGTGGCAGCTCCCGCCCGGATCGCTCACCTGCCATTGAGGG GATAATACAGCAGAtctttgctgggttttttgccAACTCAGCCGTTCCTGGCTCCCAACATCCCTTTTCCTG GAGCGGAATGCTGCACTCCAGTCCTGGGGATTATGCGTGGGGACAGAGCGGCCTTGACGCCATCGTCACACAG CTTCTGGGACAGCTGGAAAATACGGGGCCACCGCCAGCAGACAAGGAGAAGATCTTGTCACTCCCAACAGTGGCGGTGACACAAGAACAAGTCG ACACAGGGCTGGAATGCCCGGTGTGCAAGGAGGACTACGCCGTGGCAGAGCAGGTCCGGCAGCTCCCCTGCAACCATGtcttccacagcagctgcattGTGCCCTGGCTGGAGCTG CACGATACGTGTCCCGTCTGCAGGAAGAGCCTAAAGGGGGAAGATTCCACCCGGCAGATGCCGAATCCTGACGCTTCCGACAGCCCAGTGCAGGAGCGATGGACTTTCTGA